A window of the Sabethes cyaneus chromosome 1, idSabCyanKW18_F2, whole genome shotgun sequence genome harbors these coding sequences:
- the LOC128732758 gene encoding lysosomal acid phosphatase, translating into MTWDCWQKGKRGMTVSVFFLGSICLSVMLAYLVFGDSTDEEGLRTLRMIAIMFRHGDRSPTEFYPNDPHRNHPWTGGLGALSERGSQQMYNLGKNLRPRYYRLLPPNGLYSKDHMYIVSSYAERCIMSAQSFMAGFIPPLENNNPLPIPWQPVAINTLPRDRDTILAQKKPCPRYEQSLQRLMSYPPKDIRDLNEKHAALYKTLSLSTGKNISTILDVELLYNTLEIEKNAGLELPDWTETIFPEKMLPLAERSLALFTETPLMKKIKGGAIVSELLDNMLRKRAGILMPERSMFIYSGHDVTLVNLMRALGVIDQTTGKPDFAATIVFELHHSITFDDDFEVKVVFYFNSDDKYPKELSIPNCGNPCSLTKFSQLMETIHIKSYDELCQLV; encoded by the exons ATGACTTGGGATTGTTGGCAGAAGGGTAAACGTGGTATGACCGTGTCGGTGTTCTTTCTTGGATCGATCTGCCTCTCGGTGATGCTCGCATATTTGGTATTTGGCGACAGTACTGACGAAGAAGGACTTCGTACTCTTCGTATGATCGCGATCATGTTTCGTCACGGGGATCGTTCGCCGACCGAGTTCTATCCTAATGATCCCCATCGGAACCATCCGTGGACTGGGGGATTGGGAGCTTTGTCAGAG AGAGGATCTCAACAAATGTATAATTTAGGTAAAAATCTCAGACCGCGCTATTACCGTCTACTGCCACCAAATGGCTTGTATTCAAAAGATCACATGTACATTGTTAGTAGCTATGCCGAAAGATGCATTATGAGTGCACAGAGCTTTATGGCTGGATTCATACCCCCACTGGAAAACAACAATCCGCTTCCTATTCCGTGGCAGCCAGTGGCGATTAATACATTGCCTAGAGATCGCGATACG ATACTAGCGCAGAAGAAACCTTGTCCTCGTTATGAGCAATCTCTTCAACGTTTGATGTCTTACCCACCAAAGGACATACGGGATTTGAATGAGAAACATGCTGCTCTGTACAAGACATTAAGCTTGTCCACAGGAAAG AATATTAGCACAATTTTGGACGTGGAATTGCTATACAACACATTGGAGATCGAAAAAAATGCAGGCCTAGAGTTACCAGATTGGACAGAAACGATTTTTCCGGAGAAAATGCTACCATTAGCAGAACGTAGTTTGGCCCTGTTTACCGAGACGCCTTTGATGAAGAAAATCAAAGGCGGAGCGATCGTGAGCGAACTACTGGACAACATGCTGCGCAAACGGGCTGGCATCCTGATGCCGGAACGATCGATGTTCATCTACTCTGGACATGACGTAACACTCGTTAATCTAATGCGGGCGTTGGGCGTAATTGATCAGACCACCGGTAAGCCGGATTTTGCCGCTACGATAGTGTTTGAGCTGCACCACAGTATCACGTTCGATGACGATTTCGAGGTAAAGGTGGTATTCTATTTCAACAGTGACGATAAGTATCCGAAGGAGTTGAGCATTCCCAACTGTGGCAATCCGTGTTCGTTGACGAAGTTCAGTCAGTTGATGGAAACGATCCATATCAAAAGCTACGATGAGCTGTGTCAGTTAGTTTAG